The proteins below are encoded in one region of Brassica napus cultivar Da-Ae chromosome A6, Da-Ae, whole genome shotgun sequence:
- the LOC106347696 gene encoding MD-2-related lipid-recognition protein ROSY1: MAISHAQPLLLLLFSLFLLPSLRATSFHNCDKRLDPVKVTGVEISPDPVVSGKAATFKITGSTDEDISGGEVVISVSLYGVHIHTETHDLCDESSCPIAPGTFVLSHSQTLPSITPPGTYTLKMTINDKNGGRLTCISFKFKITLFSTVSAS, translated from the exons ATGGCGATTTCTCACGCTCAGCCTctgcttcttctcctcttctcacTCTTCCTCTTACCTTCTCTGCGCGCCACTTCTTTCCACAACTGCG ATAAGAGGCTCGATCCCGTTAAGGTCACAGGTGTGGAGATCTCTCCTGACCCTGTTGTGAGTGGCAAAGCCGCAACATTTAAGATCACTGGTTCTACTG ATGAAGACATCTCTGGAGGAGAAGTAGTCATCAGTGTTTCACTCTATGGAGTTCATATCCATACCGAAACTCATGATCTCTGCGATGAGTCGTCCTGCCCGATCGCACCTGGCACCTTTGTCCTTTCTCATTCCCAAACACTGCCTTCTATTACACCACCC GGTACTTATACGCTTAAGATGACGATAAACGACAAGAATGGCGGGCGACTGACCTGCATCAGCTTCAAGTTCAAGATCACATTGTTTTCCACGGTTTCTGCTAGTTAA